A stretch of DNA from Candidatus Binataceae bacterium:
GGCGTTTCCGTGCATGATCTTCTCGCGCTCCGCGCTGCTGCACTGCAGCTCGTCGAGCAGCTTGGTCGGCCGCTCCCACGGCCCGTGCGGATGGTCGGTGCCGAGGATTAGCTGATCGGCCCCCATCGTCTCGAAGCACAGCTTCAGCGGACCCGGTTCGTAGGTCACAGTATCCATGTAAAGCCGCTT
This window harbors:
- a CDS encoding amidohydrolase family protein, coding for KRLYMDTVTYEPGPLKLCFETMGADQLILGTDHPHGPWERPTKLLDELQCSSAEREKIMHGNAERLFRPA